TAAAATGTCTTGACAAAAAATTACTTAATATGATAGTGTAGGTCGTCTTAATAATCTTTAAATGGAGATAGATACTATGAAGATAAGGATCAGGAAAAGTACAATAAAGCGGAAGAGGATGTGTGGTTTTCGGAAGAGAATGAGAACAAAAGGTGGGCGTGCAATCATAAAGAGAAGGAGGAGGATCGGCAGACGGCCGTTATTGGAGGTATGATAGGACTCTTGAGCAGGAAAAAGACCCTAACCTATCCTCATAAGTGATAGTTAGGGTCTTTTTTTCCTTTTTTGGAACTAATCTTCGATTATAATCGCCTCTACCGGACATTCGTCCGCTGCCTGCCTACAGGTTTCCTCGAGATCTCCTGGTACATCACCCTCTTTTGCTTCGGCAACATCACCATTCATGGTAAAAATATCTGGACACGTTTGGATACATAGTTCACAACCTGTACAGCTGTCCGGATCTACTTTTGCGCGCATATTGAACCTCCTATAGATATGAATTTGAAAAGATAGTAAAAAAAACGCAATCGAAATTATATTACCTTTGCCCCTTCGGCACCTCCCTTCGAAAGTATAGTAGTTTTTTGCTAAAATACAACAAACATTTTAAAAAACGGAAAAGATAATAAATCTTTAAAATGGAAGATCTTTTTCACACGCTCTTTAAATATTGTGCCAATATCATAAACGGTCACTTATTTATACGCAACCTTTTTCCCTCAAATATTTGTATTTTTGCAAACGGAGTTGACCGCATGCCGCATTTACGTTATCACCCTTTTTCCTGCGAAGAGTAACAACAAGCCCATGTTTTTGCAATATTTTACAAAACATTTCAATCTTTTCCTGTTCCGGAGGCCTTAGATTACATTCTTTCACAGGGTTTAGGGGAAGTATATTGATATTTGATTGAATGTCTTTCAGTAATCGTGCCAGTGCATTTGCGTGGGTTTTTGAAGAATTAATGCCGTCAATCAAGATATATTCAAAGCTGATATCTCTGTGAGTTTTCTGAAAATATTCCTGTGCTGCTGAGAGAATATTGGTAATGCCTGTTTTTTTATTTGATGGAATTATCTTTGATCGCGTACTATCATCAGGAGCATGGAGAGATATTGCAAGATTCACCTTAAAACCTTCCTCTGCCAGTTGGCGAATGCGATTTACCATGCCAACGGTTGAAACAGTGATATGTCGTACGCTAATTTCCAGGCCCCAGTCGGCATTTATAATGCTTAATGACTTAACGAGATTGTCATAGTTGGCGAGTGGTTCACCGATGCCCATAAACACAATATTGCTTAAGCGCTCGTGAGGCATAAGACGGTTTTTCATATGAAGTGTCTGTTCAATGATTTCTCCCGTAGTAAGATTTCTTTCCAGACCCAGCTGGCCGCTTGCACAGAACCGGCAAGCCATAGCGCAGCCAACTTGTGTGGATATGCATGCCGTGATTCTTTTTTCTTCTCTCAATAAAACAGACTCAATGATATTTCCATCATACAGGCGAACCAGGAATTTTTCAGTTCCATCGATAGTTTGTATACGATTCTCTACTTCTGTCTGAAAGGCCTGACAGCTTTTTCCCAGTTTTTCCCGAAGTTTTTTTGGCAGATTTGACATGTTTTCAAAGGTAGTTGCCCTTTTCTTATAAATCCATGAAAGAATTTGTTTTGCCCTGTAGTCAGGCTCATCCATTATTTTACAGAAAGATTTTAACTCATCCAAAGACATGCCGGTAATTGATATTTTGTTTATATTTTTCATCATAATTATCGTAAAAGTATTGTTCTGCTTCAGAAGCATATGAAATCATTTTTCGTTTAGCCCCAGGGCATCTTCGTTTGTTACTTTTTTTTAAAGGACCGCCTGATTATATTTTTCAACTCTTCCGACTTGAGGAGCAGAGAAGTTCCTCCAAATGTAATGCCTGCGGACAGCATGGGAACAAATAGCCGTATCCCTTTAAGATAAATGGTTTTGCCTTCTTTTGCTTCAGGAAATAATTTCAGAGTCAGCAATCCTGCGAGCGCCATAGACAGAGATGCAAGTATAGTTTTTATTGCAGAGACAACAACATCCCGGTTTATTTTAACGTGCAATCTCTTTTGAAGGATTATGGTGAGTATAATAAACTGAACTATGGCGCTGATAGAGGTAGAGAGGGCCAGGCCGCCTTCTTTCAATATCCATATAAGGGAAAGATTCAGCAGGAGATTTAAGCCGACGCACATGGCGCCGATTTTTACCGGAGTGGTAGTGTCTTTCATTGAGTAAAAAGCCCGTATTAAAACGTGAAGACCGCAGTATGCCCATATTCCAATGGAATAAAAGAGTATAGCGTGGGAGGTTCTGTATGCAGATTCTGCGTTAAACTGGTTTCTTCTGTACAGGAGATCGACAATAGGCTCTCTGAAAATAATAAGTGCTAATGATGCAGGGATACCGATAAAGACAATAAATTTTAATGCCTTGCTGAAAGTGGTTGTAAAGTTGTTCCATTCTTTCCTGACGGCATGAGTTGAAAAGAGAGGAAATACTGCTGTTGCCATGGCAATACCGAAAACACCCAGAGGGAATTGGATGAGTCTATCGCTGTAATAGAGTACAGATGCGGCGCCGCTTTTTAAGGGAAAGTGAATATCTATGCCCATTAAAGTAAAGGTGTCAGGGCCATCCTGTGTCGTTGCAAAACTAACAGCAATGAGACTGTCAAGTAACACGTTGATCTGAACAATGCCCAGGCCGAAGATAATTGGCGCCATACGGGTTGCTATGGGTTTCAGATCGGGATGTGAAAAATTAAAAACAGGCCGGTAGGAGAATCCTTTCTTTTTGAGGGGAGGAATATGAATGCCAAGCTGTATAATACCAGAGAAAAAGATTGCAAGCGCAACTGCATAGATCATTTTTTCCCGTGCATTTCCTGTATAATAAGCAGAAATCGCCCCGGATATCCAGCAAAGGTTCATAACTACGGGAGAAAAGGCGGGTACAAAGAAATGATGAAGGGTGTTGAGCATTGCGCCCATCAAAGCTGTCAGGCAGATAAAAAGTACATAAGGGAACATGATAACAAGCAGTTTGAAAATAAGCTGCCATTGTTCTTGGAGATGGAATATTTTTGGGATAGTGAAAAATGTGCCTTCTCCAAGAAATACAATGCCACCAAGAACGAATATGAGCAAAGTTACTATAACGTTTACAAATTTCCAGGCATCTCCTCTGCCTTGTTTTTCGATATATTCTGTAAAGATTGGAATAAAGGCTGAACTGAGCGCTCCCTCTCCAAAGAGGCGCCGGATGAGATTTGGAAACTTAAATGCGACGGTAAAGGCGTCCCAGATCATACCTGTGCCAAAGATACCCGCGCATAGTATGTCTCTTGTAAGGCCAAGTATGCGACTTAAGAAAGTACAGATACTAATGATCTTTGCCGAACGGAATAAATTGTACGATTCTGCCATAAAAATCTCATACCATCATTATATAATGCGCAAGCGCAGGGGGGGAAAGGCTTTTCGATGAACTCCACAATTGAAATATATGGAACATGTTGGCAACTTATCTTTTCATACGAATAGGAGATAGATGTGAATAAGTATAACAAAAGTATTTTTTTTAGCAAGGAACACACAG
The Candidatus Brocadiaceae bacterium DNA segment above includes these coding regions:
- a CDS encoding 50S ribosomal protein L34, coding for MKIRIRKSTIKRKRMCGFRKRMRTKGGRAIIKRRRRIGRRPLLEV
- a CDS encoding ferredoxin, whose translation is MRAKVDPDSCTGCELCIQTCPDIFTMNGDVAEAKEGDVPGDLEETCRQAADECPVEAIIIED
- the rlmN gene encoding 23S rRNA (adenine(2503)-C(2))-methyltransferase RlmN produces the protein MLLKQNNTFTIIMMKNINKISITGMSLDELKSFCKIMDEPDYRAKQILSWIYKKRATTFENMSNLPKKLREKLGKSCQAFQTEVENRIQTIDGTEKFLVRLYDGNIIESVLLREEKRITACISTQVGCAMACRFCASGQLGLERNLTTGEIIEQTLHMKNRLMPHERLSNIVFMGIGEPLANYDNLVKSLSIINADWGLEISVRHITVSTVGMVNRIRQLAEEGFKVNLAISLHAPDDSTRSKIIPSNKKTGITNILSAAQEYFQKTHRDISFEYILIDGINSSKTHANALARLLKDIQSNINILPLNPVKECNLRPPEQEKIEMFCKILQKHGLVVTLRRKKGDNVNAACGQLRLQKYKYLREKGCV
- the murJ gene encoding murein biosynthesis integral membrane protein MurJ — its product is MAESYNLFRSAKIISICTFLSRILGLTRDILCAGIFGTGMIWDAFTVAFKFPNLIRRLFGEGALSSAFIPIFTEYIEKQGRGDAWKFVNVIVTLLIFVLGGIVFLGEGTFFTIPKIFHLQEQWQLIFKLLVIMFPYVLFICLTALMGAMLNTLHHFFVPAFSPVVMNLCWISGAISAYYTGNAREKMIYAVALAIFFSGIIQLGIHIPPLKKKGFSYRPVFNFSHPDLKPIATRMAPIIFGLGIVQINVLLDSLIAVSFATTQDGPDTFTLMGIDIHFPLKSGAASVLYYSDRLIQFPLGVFGIAMATAVFPLFSTHAVRKEWNNFTTTFSKALKFIVFIGIPASLALIIFREPIVDLLYRRNQFNAESAYRTSHAILFYSIGIWAYCGLHVLIRAFYSMKDTTTPVKIGAMCVGLNLLLNLSLIWILKEGGLALSTSISAIVQFIILTIILQKRLHVKINRDVVVSAIKTILASLSMALAGLLTLKLFPEAKEGKTIYLKGIRLFVPMLSAGITFGGTSLLLKSEELKNIIRRSFKKK